CTGTTGCCGCCGTTGCCCGATGCCATGCttcgcccgtcgtcgtcgtcgtcccgagcGCCGCTCCCGCGCGCGCCACTACGCCATGGTTAGGAGGAGTTGATCAGCCCCGCGCTCGCCGCCGTATTGTCCATGGCGCCGCGTCCGCTCATCAAACGCACGCAGCCACCCGAGCACCTCGTCGAACGCCATCTCGTCGACATTGCAGAACTGCTCAATGCCGGCGACGACCGGGAACAAGCGTTCGgggacggtgtccgggagcttctTCACGTGCGCCGCATCGCGCAGCGTCTCCCCGAGGTTCGCATACCGCGCCGTCATCGCAGCCAACCTCCATGCGTACGCGTCCAGCCCCTTGCCGTCCACCATCTTCAAGCGATCGAACTCGCCGCGGAGCGTCGCCGGCCGGGCCGCCCGCACCCGATCGGCACCGACGAACCTCACCTTCAGAGAGTCTCATACCTCTGTGGCGGTGAGCTTCGTCACCACCGACAGCAGCACATCCTGCGGCAGCCCACTGAGGATCATCGCGCTTCCCGTCTTGCACTTTTTTGCGTTCACCGTCGCGTCGCCCGCCGGCGCCACCGCTTCCCACAAAGTGTGGGCATCGAGGATTGTGTGCGCCTTGATCGCCCACACCATGTAGTTGTCCGGCGTGAGCATCGGCACGGCATCGACACCGAGCCCGCGCCTCCGCCGTGCCCCACAATTGGCATCGCCATCGACGAGCTCCctcaccttgctctgataccaaatgttggcGCCACGGGCTACGACACTCGACGGTGATCACCGGAGACACGctcggagaggaggaagaagaacacagaGAAATTTTCCGGCGCACGAACACCCGTCGCATGTACGGCTTTGCTGTATTTCACCTCAAGCTCGAACTCGATCTCCTCAGCGGTTACACAGGGGTGGAGAGGGTTTTATACCCGCAAGCTCCGACACACCGCGCCGCGCTCGAACGCGCCCACCTCCACTCGCCACATCCTACGCTCTCCGGCTTGCGCGCTCCGATCGCGCACGCACACGATCGCCGCCGCCATGCTGCGCGCCCGACGCGGTCCTCTCCCCCTGACCCCTCGCTGGCTAACCCACGCTGGCACGCGCACACACACGCTGACTCGCACACACATGCACACCTACACTCGGGCACGCACACGCACACCCAAGCCCGCCACGGGCCGGACCTGACGCGACCAGCGCATGCACACACACGCGCACGCTCTCAGCCCCGCCATGGCTTATTTCCTACATCGTATATGCAGCTCGCATGTGCCCTCTCTCTTCTGCTTGAACCCGATTGGATGTATGGCGTGTTAATCTCAATCATTGGAAGtaggagatgacacaacactcctcagTACTTCCTTCGAAAACCTCATAGTAGATTGTAATATTTTAAATGTATAACTCGTCAACACCAGGGAGGCTAGAGCCAAATGTCAGGTTTCTGCTTGGTGCTTGCTGATGTTGCAAGAGGAGAAAGGTCGGGAAATAAATGAGGTAATACCATAAATGCTACCAGGCAGCAAGCCTGgtaagctatctcaaaaaacaacaGCCAGCAGAATACCATAAATGCTAGGATTTCGAATAAGGGGTCTATGAACCTTGCTGCAATCCGTAGACGCACTAGTAGTGAAACCTTTCTCAAGCAGATGGATGGGTGCATGGCAAGTTAATTTTACTTATATGGACATGGCAGAGATATGGGGATGTTTGCCAATAGTTTTATATAAAGGATCACTGACGGATTAATAATAGCGGTCATTAATTGGATACGCCACACTGACCATTAACTAGTAATCCGGACCATATAACAGTTAAAAAATATTGATAGTCGAATAATTTTCCTCTCAAAAGGGTACATGACTCACAACATGAAACCTGAGTTGGTGAGAAGCCTTGGCCAAAAACAGAAAGACCTATAGCTCATATCGATCCAATATATCATAGGCACCTTATTATTATGGATAATGATGTCTTGCCATTAACACGAAGTTCTCGAAATCAAATGATACATTTGAACAAGCAACACAACAACGGAGACTGAAGCAAACATAGATCGAAAAGTTATACATTATTATTTCCTCCACCACTTAAGCAAGATGAATTGCGCTAGACcatgtcattcttcttcttcttgatgaCCTTCTGAATGATAGGGCCAAGAGCCTCCATCCTCATTGGTTTGGGCACAAATAAATCAGCACCAGCACTCATGAACGCCTCCATGGCATGGTCATCGGCAGAAACCCCAACCATCTTCACATCAGTTTCCCCCATAGCACGGATCTTCACAATTGCCTGTCGAGCAATATAAATATTATATTGTCTTTTTTGTAAATaggaggattatatatatatatatatatatatatatatatatatatatatacatgccaAATACTTGCATATACAATGATATAGAATTAAGTACCTCTGGACCAGTCATGATGGGCATATTCTTATCGAACAAAACAATGTCAAACTTTTTCCCCGCAAGGAACAAATCAACAGCTTCCTTCCCATTCATGGCTAGAGTAACCTCACAGTGAAGTCTGAGCAGAATTTTTGAGAGGACCAACCTACAAACTCCAATGTCCTCTACAAGTAGTGCCTTGATAGAGGTGGATCCTTTGGCCTTGAGCTCCATGATCACCTAAATGAATTACAAACACATGAATATATTTTATTCTTGATCCACGCATGCCATATTTGTACTTGCTAGCACATTGTTATTCTTGAAAAGAATCAACTAGCAAAATTAATATATTACTAAACTCATAATTTAAACATCGCATAACACAATGAAATAAAATTGTCTATTTCAAATGAAACAATGACAGAGAACGATCGATTGTGCTATGCATGCAAAGTTCCCCATGTTCATTCCTTTTTCTATGATGTGCAGGACTGAAAAAACCGATGCGCCTAGATAACATCAACGTGGAAAATAAACAATGAACATGCCAGCAATAATACATAAATGCATATAGATGGGTGCTAACAATGACAACCATGAAGATATTGATTAACAGATCAAATTAAAATGGATACTTCCACCCTATACTGGTATAGATCCACCTCTAAAATTCTCATGGATGTAAAGTGTGGACACTAAAAGCACCAGAAGCCTCATGATGAAACTAAAAGCACCAGAAGCCCGATGATAGAACAAGGCAGGAAAACAAATAATGGAACATGTACCTGAAGGTTAGAGCTAGATGGTGATGGAGGAGATTGGGGATCTTCCTACTCTTCCCACTAGATAGTATGGTGATTGGGTGCTGGTATGCCTCGTATGACAAGGTATTTATAGATGGGAAAAGGTAAGTATGGCCAATGGACAACCTATCTCCACGGCCTTCACACGCGCAGAAAATCCGCACCGATCTTCGCCCAAGTATAAATGGGGAAATCAATATTGGTCgcaaatatttttttattaatgAGTCGTGTCCCCACATAAATATTTTCGATTGATGTTTATATGCAACTTAATGTTTCATATCTAAGGTCATGTATTAAACTATATGTCATCAATTTACTAGAAGTTGTATGAGTTATAGTTCCAAATTTTGAATGTTGGCCAATATACTATAGTTAATATTTTATTTTGTGagacatgtgatacgtctccaacgtatctataattttttattgtttgatgctattatattatccatcttagatgttttatatgcattaatatgctattttatgtcattttttgggactaacctattaacctagtgcccagtgttagttgttgttttttccttgtttttgtcttttacaaaaaatcaataccaaacagagtccaaacagaacgaaactttttgaggatttttcttggaccagaagacaaccatgaAGCTTCCGGAGGAGGCCAGAGGGGCCACGAGggagccacaagctcacagggtGCGCCCAGGAGCGGGTGGCGCCCCCgggctcgtgggcccctcgggactcccctaaccctaaccccagctccataaatacccaaatattccccttatactagagggcacaccaaaaatactttcccgccgccgcaagcttctgttctagtgagatcccatcttggggccttttccatcACTCTGCCGGTTGGGGATTCGATCACATAGGGTTTCTACACCAACTTTgctgccctaccgatgatgtgtgagtagtttaccacagacctacgggtccatagctagtagctagatggtttctgctctctctttgatcttcaatacaatgttctcctcgatgttcttggagatctattcgatgtaatcctcttttgcggtgtgtttgctgagatatGATGaaaatttatgatcagattatctatgaatattatttgagtcttctccgaactcttttatgcatgataaaGATAGCTttttatttctctccgatctattgctttggtttggccaactatattgatctttcttgcaatgaaagaagtgctttgtgatgggttcaatcttgcggtgtcctcacccagtgacagtatgggtagcaaggcacgtatttgtattgttgctatcaaggataaaaatatggttttttttaccatattgattggatctatccctctaaatcatgtcatcttgcttaaaatgttactctgttcttgttaacttaatacgctagatgcatgctggatagcggtcgatgtgtggaagtagatgcagaattgtttgtctacttatcacggacgtgatgcctatattcatgatcattgcgttagatatcgtcataattatgcgtttttctatcaattactcaatagtaatttgtttacccatcgcatgtttctttcaagagagaagcctctagtgaaacctatggaccccgagtctatttttatcatatttttattttcagatctataaaaccaaaaaccaaaaaataccttgctgtaatttatttatatttactttattttacacttttacttatcttttatatcaatctctatcagatctcacccttgctAGTGACATTCAAGGGTTGACGACCCCTTTTTCACGCTGTGTGCAAgagtttgttagtttgtgcagttgcatctattggagacttgtgtgtacctcctactggattgataccttggttcttaactgaggaaaatacttatttCTACTTTGTTTCATCACCCTTCCctgttcaagggaaaaatcaacgcaagatcaagaggtagcaacacGGTACAACATATAAActcacaacacacacacactcacccctatgaaggAGCACACATATACCTACCACTAGGAGTAGCTATGTGATGTTGAATCAATAGAAGTTGAGATTGACAATGTCCCCACAAGCACTTCATTGTAAAAGGCCAAGTCATAGCATTGAAATAATAGTGACTGAAAGACTGAATTAAATATAAAAAATATTTGAGCACCCATGCTACGTGTAGAACTTGAACCCCGGGTAGGCTTGTTGCCCTAGAGAGTACCTGGCcatctaaggccaactccaacgtacGACCCCAAATGGTCCGGCGGCGTCCGTTTGAGGCTAAACAAACACAAAACGCGACCCAACGTGTGGGGGCAAATGGACAAATGTCATTTTTCTGTCTGCTTTCAAACCATTCCCGGTCCAAATTTGGGTCGTGTTTGCATCGAAAAGGACACGGGCGGACGAGCACGACACGTGCCCTTGTCCTCCCCTAGCCCACCCGTCGGGGACACGGCCGTCCCTTTTTCTTCTCCCCTCCCCCTCGCCCCCACCCCTGCCATAGCCGCCTCCACCATTTTCTCGGCCACCTCGCTGACTCGCTGCCTCGCAGTCTAGCCCAACCGACCACAGCACGACAGTCGGATATGTGCCTCTCTAGCCCCGGCACCGGCAGTCAACCGCTATATACGCGGCCGCGGGATTTGGCGCACGCGGCTGCCGGATTTGGCCAATCCGGCCGCCTACGACTGCGCCTTGCCATGGATTGGCTGGGTACTGGTTCGCACAACCATGGCAACGCCTTCGCGTCGCATGCAGTTACCGAATctgcctctagccgctcggatctatccCGGCGACGGTTCACCGGCAAAGACACGACCAGCCTCCGTCCAGGCTCGGCCCTGGCCCAGCGGCTAGTTGGCTCGGCGGCTAAACGGTATTAATTTAGCTGATGTTCTTGATGGTCATTACGTTATTTTATGCATCTCTAATCAAAATGGAACCAATAAAAAGTTTTGATTATAGATTTAATGAGCAAatgtgaaagtgcaatcatgctcTTAATCATATTTTGATATTGATGACAAAATACATATACATATAGGAGGCTAATTACGGTTGCTAAGTGAATACACATGATATTAGTCTCCTTGGCATTATTATGTTGGGATCATGGACGCATAAAACGAGATATGACTCAAGAAGATGACAATAGAGAAGAAGCGTATACTCCTTTATATAAATTTTGAGTTACAaggatcccacactattaagaggggatacAAGTGGTATGTTCAAGAGTTGCTCAAGTGTCAACATCATGTCACTATCATACTACAGGTACTGTAACGCCCCTATAATTAAGCTAAGTGATTTCACCCTAATGGTGACATGCCATCTTATTTTGCTAAGATTATTGCCCCTTCATAAAAAActaaactcaaattcaaattcaaattgcaagtcaatttattatttcttcaaacagtaaaacaaaaatgtggTGTTGTTGCAAATATTTACTAAGTAATTGTCATGAAGAAACCAACATCATTTGAGTTATTTAAATTCCCTTAATACCATTTAAACAGAACCATCAACATTAAATTGATCCATTTcgattttaaaaaatatttaaaagTTTCAAAATAAATTAAAGCTTGGTGGGATAGCTCAAAACATTGCCTACTGTTTATGTGACAAGTTTCATCTACAACTGAAATCACTTGATattaaaagaaaatgcaaaatagtacagaaagaataaacataaataaaagaaaagaaaaatagcaAAGACCCACTCTGCATTTGGGCCATCAGCCCACAGTACGGACTGGCCCAGCCCGCCCGGGTCGTCCCCTACCATTGTTCACATAGGCGAGGTGGACTCCGTGCGGCAACCCATGGCCACGATGGCCACGGAGGCGGGTCGCAGTGAGCAGCGGCAGCCGGCCGTGGGTCTGGGCTCCCGTCTAGATCCGTCATCCATGGCCTTTGATCAATGGCGGCGCGGTTGGGAGGCTTGTGCGGAGCTAATCTGCACGACTCAGCCATGATCCAGACGGTTGGGAAGCTTGTGTGGAAGTACGTAGCTGATCTGCAGGTCTGGATCGAGAGGAGGGCGGCGtgggggctgctggctccggcctATTAATGGTGGTTTGGCCCTAGCACTCTTCTTTCATCAAGTCGTCTTTCTGGACCTCTTCGATCTGGCCGCTAACGAGTTTCGGTCTTCCCCGTTGGAGATCTATACAGATTGGCGTATGTCGCCCTGGATATATGAATCGGAAAGGCTCCGGtcgtgcatgctcttattatcagcCAACACGGCTTAAGAGGGCGCGGCGCGAAGCTTCGCTTTCTTACCGATGTCATGGGACATGTCTAAGTCAAGATTCCCAACGCATTGATAGAGGTGGAGAAAGTCATGGCGCCTGCAATTGGAGTCTTGAAGCTTTGGCGGAAGGGTGTATTGAATGTGATGAAGATTGTGTGCCAGGTGTTTGGTGTCTTGCAACAGCGGCCTCGGCAAGCGGGGGCGGTAGCACTGGAGAGCTGCATTTTTGGTGGTGCTCCTCGAGTACCGAGTCTCGACTTCCAGGTTGAAAATCCAAAGTCTGGCCTTTATTGGTTCTACCTGGCAAtaaccttgttgaaggcattattTTTGGTGAATTTGGactttcttcagggtgaaaacgcAAAATCTTGGCAATGACAAAGCTTATGCATTGTTTCTTTCTTGGAGGCGTTACTTTTTGAGAACCTGTTTTGTAATCAGGGTGTTGTCTTCGGTGGTGGTTAGAGTGCTGTTGATGCTAGTGATTGATCATCGCGGCGGGGTCTTTTTCttgctctttttacttctttttttGGTTGTGTGTATCCTTGATGCCTTTGGACATCTTGTTGGTACAGAGGCCTagtgtaattggtatcttcgcgatattaatatattccttTGTCAAAAAATATACATGTATCAAAGGACCCAAAGATTTTTGGTGTCAAAGGTTACTTAAAATGGCATCAGAAGATCACACATcatactatactactccctccgttccaaattactcgtcacgGAAATGGATCTATCTAGAACTAAGATACATCCATacccgcgacaagtaattcggaatggagggagtatttgtctcgACACGGTTCTGTAACACCGACCCACAGGCAATTAATCTGGAGATCACGCATCATATATTTTGCAACTAGTTTAACTGTGGCAGGGAATTTATATTTTGCAGGAATGGCAGGGAGCTCGTTCCAGATCGATCACAGACGCAGGGTGGGCATTGGGTGGTTAATTCGCCAGATCTGATTTCTTATATTATCATCTACCATTAATTGGATACCGTATGTGTGCCATGGCCCCAATATATCAATCGAGCTGGCTTAATGAGTTAATGTGAACGAAATATACACGAATTATACCCATTTACATGTGTACTGCGACTAAGGGCATCTCTAACGGCAATACCTCCGACGCTGTAAACACCCGCGGacgcgtctgatacgtctccaacgtatctataattttttattgtacaatgctattatattatccatctaggatgttttatatgcatttatatgttattttatataatttttgggactaacctattaacccagagcccagtgccggtttttgttttttccttgtttttgagttttgcagaaaagaaaaatcaaacggagtccaattgggctgaaatttgacggagatcatttttgggccagaagaaacccaAGGAGTACCGAAAGTGGGCCAGAAGATCCccaaggccaccacgagggtgggggcgcaacctacccccttgggcgcgtcccctgcctcgtggccgcctcggggaccccctgacttgttcccgactccaacacctcttatataacacccaaacttccagaaagaaacctagatcgggagttccgccgccgcaaggctctatagccaccaaaaaccaatcgggaccctgttccagcaccctgccagaggggggatccctcatcggtggccatcttcatcatcctggcgctctccatgacgaggatggagtagttcaccctcgaggctgagggtatgtacccatagctatgtgtttgatctctctcgctcttgtgttcttgatttggcacgatcttgatgtatcgcgggctttgctattatagttggatcttatgatgcttctccccctctactttcttgtaatggattgagtttttcctttgaagttatcttatcggattgagtctttaaggatttgagaacacttgatgtatgtcttgcatgtgcttatctgtggtgacaatgggatatcacgtgatctacttgatgtatgttttggtgatcaacttgcgggttctgtgacctcgtgaacttatgcataggggttggcacacattttcgtcttgactctccggtagaaactttggggcactcttttaagttctttgtgttggttgaatagatgaatctgagattgtgtgatgcatatcatataatcatacccacggatacttgaggtgacattggagtatctaggtgacattagggttttggttgatatgtgtcttaaggtgttattctagtatcaactcttgaatagatcgatccaaaagaataactttgaggtggtttcgtaccctataataatctcttcgtttgttctccgctattagtgactttggagtgactatttattgcattttgagggatagttatatgatccaattatattattattgttgagagagcttgcactagtgaaagtatgaaccctaggccttatttcaacgcattgcaataccgtttacgctcacttttattacttgttaccttgctgtttttatattttcagatacaaaaacctatatctaccatccatattgcacttgtatcaccatctcttcgccgaactagtgcacctatacaatttaccattgtattgggtgtgttggggacacaagagactcttttttatttggttgcagggttgcttgagagagaccatcttcatcctacggctcccagggattgataaaccttaggtcatccacttgagggaaatttgctactgtcctacaaacatgtgcatttggaggcccaacaacgtctacaagaagaaggttgtgtagtagacatcagcgtccAAACACGTCCGAAGAACAAGGATATGGGAGCGAGACATTCAACCATGTGCACCAAATGTTGGTCCCAAGACTGGCCTCCTTTATTTGAGACATGCATATGTTAAATCAATAGCATTCTTGGGCCAATGGAGTACTGCCTGAGAGTGTTggtcgtgccaccaaccgggactaaagggattgaggcattagtcccggttcgtggctccaaccaggactaaaggtctaacATTAAGTCCCAGTTGgagccacgaactgggactaatgcctCAATTTTCaaattatcccccccccccccccccccgtatcgccatttcagttttgaaaaaaaaagaaaatgataaaaaattcaaaaattaaaattctttgagatgtagttatgttactacatctactagctagaaaattaaaaaacataaatttggacatgttttgcaaaaaagtgttatgaaaaagtaaaacggctataacttttgcatatgatatcaaaaaaaacgtataatatatcaaaatgttcagcacgaaaatccgcatctgaTTTTGACCGCCtgcggcctgtttgcaaatttttagaatcctcaaattctaaaaggaaaaaaaagttatgctcaaatttctgtttttttattttggttaaattcggtcaaactacttattcaagaagtattagtggtactaaataattattcaagaatattagtgttactaaataattatttcagtttcttttgaattttggtcaaatctggtcaaactatggtcaaaccatggtcaaactacttattcaagaaatattagtgttactaaataattattgttttttagaataatagtttcaaactcaaacagtgaaatgtgtgacttcatactcaagctaaactcctgagggttaataggattgacatcttactattgttaggaaaacaatgagtgtagacttggaaacgagggagaatagaacccgaaagttaagcgtgctcagactGGGGTAGTgacaggatgggtgaccggccgggaagttagatgatttgcaatgatgaggggtgattagagattggaggtta
The window above is part of the Triticum aestivum cultivar Chinese Spring chromosome 2A, IWGSC CS RefSeq v2.1, whole genome shotgun sequence genome. Proteins encoded here:
- the LOC123184524 gene encoding two-component response regulator ORR42-like, coding for MELKAKGSTSIKALLVEDIGVCRLVLSKILLRLHCEVTLAMNGKEAVDLFLAGKKFDIVLFDKNMPIMTGPEAIVKIRAMGETDVKMVGVSADDHAMEAFMSAGADLFVPKPMRMEALGPIIQKVIKKKKNDMV